A window from Paenibacillus antri encodes these proteins:
- a CDS encoding SIS domain-containing protein has product MSLTYQEIKQQYAALQQTYDYMQSKRDAIVSFVRASAVSSVVFAGCGSSYCLSESAAFSVRLRAGLPSIALAGGDLMLNADAYAPLLANALLVAPSRSGSTSEVVEALRLVRKDRAVPVLALSCVEGSPLAGLADFSLELPWAFDHSVCQTRTVVNLYVANLLIAAYLGDDEALIADIGKAIGQGEAYMARVEDGIRQAADFEWTNAVVLADGELYGLASEGAIALTEIAKMQAHSHRLLDVRHGPMVTVDAETLVIAAVTGSGTTHQHNLLRDLKGRGARVIAFADRAEAAPAELTDLSIVTESPLDVAAQGIPFIFIPQIAALVAAERKGTNPDQPDGLVAWVKL; this is encoded by the coding sequence ATGAGTTTGACTTATCAAGAAATCAAACAGCAATACGCCGCCTTACAGCAAACCTACGATTATATGCAAAGCAAGCGGGACGCCATCGTCTCCTTCGTTCGCGCTTCCGCCGTCTCTTCCGTCGTCTTCGCCGGCTGCGGCTCCAGCTACTGCCTGAGCGAGTCGGCCGCTTTCTCCGTCCGTCTCCGCGCCGGCCTGCCGTCGATCGCGCTCGCCGGCGGCGACCTGATGCTGAACGCGGATGCGTACGCGCCGCTGCTCGCGAACGCGCTGCTCGTCGCGCCTTCGCGCTCCGGCAGCACGAGCGAGGTCGTGGAGGCGCTGCGCCTCGTCCGGAAGGATCGCGCCGTTCCCGTCTTGGCGCTCTCCTGCGTCGAAGGCTCGCCGCTTGCAGGACTTGCGGACTTCTCGCTCGAGCTTCCGTGGGCGTTCGACCACAGCGTCTGCCAGACGCGGACGGTCGTGAACTTGTACGTCGCGAATCTGTTGATCGCCGCCTACCTCGGAGACGACGAAGCGCTGATCGCCGACATCGGGAAGGCGATCGGCCAAGGCGAAGCGTATATGGCGCGCGTCGAGGACGGCATCCGCCAAGCGGCCGACTTCGAATGGACGAACGCCGTCGTCCTCGCCGACGGCGAGCTGTACGGCCTCGCTTCGGAAGGAGCGATCGCCTTGACCGAAATCGCCAAGATGCAGGCGCATTCGCACCGTCTGCTCGACGTCCGGCACGGCCCGATGGTCACCGTCGACGCGGAGACGCTCGTCATCGCGGCGGTGACGGGCAGCGGCACGACGCATCAGCATAATCTGCTGCGCGATTTGAAGGGCCGCGGCGCCCGCGTCATCGCGTTCGCCGACCGCGCCGAGGCGGCGCCGGCGGAGCTGACGGATCTCTCGATCGTGACCGAGAGCCCGCTCGACGTCGCCGCGCAGGGCATTCCGTTCATCTTCATCCCGCAGATCGCCGCCCTGGTCGCCGCCGAGCGCAAAGGGACCAACCCCGACCAACCCGACGGACTCGTCGCTTGGGTTAAGTTGTAA
- a CDS encoding ROK family protein, with the protein MKYAAGVDVGGTNIVCGLIEETGRVVARKKYATAPERGSAAVLEGIAATVERLREDAGIPADDLEAIGLGIPGLLDPERGISVRAVNLGWTQVPVAAELQRRLGKPTYIDNDVRMYAYGEAIAGAGRGARYVLGVTIGTGLASAFVQNGELLYGHRFMAGEIGHVPIEHFESIPCNCGRIGCLETVVSATGIARQARTRIERGERSSLAERFPDLSRLRSVDVTEACLAGDALAKDVLDRTGRALGAALAWAVPLLSPDAIVIGGGGALAGDALFVPMKSELDSRLLQDYKDQFVIRSAELHDDAGLIGSALWALARGRKALHT; encoded by the coding sequence ATGAAATATGCAGCAGGCGTCGACGTCGGAGGGACGAATATCGTGTGCGGTCTGATCGAGGAGACGGGACGGGTCGTCGCGAGGAAGAAGTACGCTACGGCGCCCGAACGCGGATCGGCCGCCGTGCTCGAGGGCATCGCCGCGACCGTCGAGCGATTGCGAGAAGATGCGGGCATTCCCGCAGACGATCTGGAAGCGATCGGGCTCGGCATCCCCGGGCTGTTGGATCCCGAACGAGGCATCAGCGTTCGCGCCGTCAATTTGGGCTGGACCCAAGTTCCGGTAGCCGCCGAGCTGCAACGAAGGCTGGGGAAGCCGACGTACATCGATAACGACGTGCGCATGTACGCGTACGGCGAGGCGATCGCCGGCGCGGGGCGAGGCGCCCGCTATGTGCTCGGCGTGACGATCGGAACCGGCCTTGCGTCGGCGTTCGTTCAGAACGGCGAGCTCCTCTACGGCCATCGCTTCATGGCCGGGGAGATCGGGCATGTGCCGATCGAACATTTCGAATCGATTCCTTGCAATTGCGGACGGATCGGATGCCTCGAGACGGTCGTCTCCGCGACGGGCATCGCACGGCAAGCGCGGACGCGAATCGAGCGGGGCGAGCGCAGCTCGCTCGCCGAGCGGTTTCCGGATTTGTCGCGGCTGCGGTCGGTCGACGTGACGGAGGCGTGCCTCGCCGGCGATGCGCTCGCGAAGGACGTGTTGGACCGGACGGGACGGGCGCTCGGCGCCGCGCTCGCGTGGGCGGTGCCGTTGCTGTCGCCGGACGCGATCGTGATCGGCGGCGGCGGGGCGCTGGCCGGCGATGCGCTTTTCGTTCCGATGAAGTCGGAGTTGGATTCGCGATTGCTTCAGGATTATAAAGATCAGTTCGTTATCCGCAGCGCCGAGCTGCACGACGACGCCGGGTTGATCGGGAGCGCCTTATGGGCGCTCGCCCGCGGCCGGAAAGCACTTCATACCTAG
- the fba gene encoding class II fructose-1,6-bisphosphate aldolase yields the protein MPLISSTSMLQAARQQQYAVGAFNVHTLEMLQAVVEAAEETRSPLIIQSTVGTVKHLGPDYIAAAARVAADRTGLPIALHLDHCTDFDLIVKCIRAGYTSVMIDASMHPYEENAARTSKVMEVAEAAGVNVEAELGKVGGVEDDIIVDERDALLADPNECKAFIERTGVHTLAPAIGTAHGIYKGEPNIDFDRIAKIAELVEAPLVLHGGSGIPAEQVKRAVSLGMAKMNVATELRIAFSDAIKDVFAAHPDENDPRKYMVPAKAAVKRLAIEKMQLCGCVGKA from the coding sequence ATGCCCCTTATTTCTTCGACTTCGATGCTGCAAGCCGCCAGACAACAACAGTACGCCGTCGGCGCGTTCAACGTGCACACCCTCGAGATGCTGCAAGCCGTCGTAGAGGCCGCCGAGGAGACGCGTTCGCCGCTCATCATTCAATCCACGGTCGGCACCGTGAAGCATCTCGGACCGGATTATATCGCCGCCGCGGCGCGCGTCGCCGCCGATCGCACCGGGCTGCCGATCGCGCTTCATCTGGATCATTGCACGGACTTCGACTTGATCGTGAAGTGCATCCGCGCCGGCTATACGTCGGTCATGATCGACGCGTCCATGCATCCGTACGAGGAGAACGCGGCGCGTACGAGCAAAGTGATGGAGGTCGCCGAGGCGGCCGGCGTGAACGTGGAGGCGGAGCTCGGCAAGGTCGGCGGCGTCGAGGACGACATCATCGTCGACGAGCGGGACGCGCTGCTGGCCGATCCGAACGAATGCAAGGCGTTCATCGAGCGGACGGGCGTGCATACGCTCGCTCCGGCGATCGGCACGGCGCACGGCATCTACAAGGGCGAGCCGAACATCGACTTCGATCGGATCGCGAAGATCGCCGAGCTCGTCGAAGCGCCGCTCGTGCTTCACGGCGGCTCCGGCATTCCCGCGGAGCAGGTGAAGCGCGCGGTGTCGCTCGGCATGGCGAAGATGAACGTCGCCACCGAGCTGCGCATCGCCTTCTCCGACGCGATCAAGGACGTCTTCGCCGCGCATCCGGACGAGAACGACCCGCGCAAATACATGGTGCCGGCGAAGGCGGCGGTGAAGCGTCTCGCCATCGAGAAGATGCAGCTGTGCGGTTGCGTCGGGAAGGCGTAA
- the pfkB gene encoding 1-phosphofructokinase, which translates to MIATVTLNSAIDKTYYLGGFGKGGVYRVARQIAEPGGKGNNVAKVARLLGAEVAASGFAAGANGAFIVGRLAERGIRTAFVQAQGESRICLNIIDETDGSSTELLEQGPVVTETDVAELKRTLRELASSSSIVVLSGSLPQGVPVSLYAELIETIRTANAKAYLDTSGAAFAAALQAKPDFVKPNEQELAAWLGRELRSEDEVAQAASSLAYLGIGAVCVTLGGRGAIAFLDGKGYRVKAPKLEAVNTVGCGDSFVAGMAYAAERGASPEERLRSAAAAAAANAMSDRAGHLELRRYKEYLNEVEVTAFR; encoded by the coding sequence ATGATCGCGACGGTTACACTGAACAGCGCTATCGATAAGACGTATTACCTGGGCGGTTTCGGGAAGGGGGGCGTCTACCGCGTCGCCCGCCAAATCGCCGAACCCGGCGGCAAGGGCAATAACGTCGCCAAGGTCGCTCGACTGTTGGGGGCCGAAGTCGCCGCTTCCGGCTTCGCGGCCGGGGCGAACGGCGCCTTCATCGTGGGGCGGCTGGCCGAACGCGGCATCCGGACCGCCTTCGTCCAGGCGCAGGGGGAATCCCGCATCTGCCTCAACATTATCGACGAGACCGACGGGAGCTCCACCGAGCTGCTGGAGCAAGGCCCCGTCGTTACCGAGACGGACGTCGCCGAATTGAAGCGGACGCTGCGGGAGCTCGCGTCGTCGTCGAGCATCGTCGTCCTGTCGGGCAGCTTGCCGCAAGGCGTTCCCGTCTCGCTGTACGCCGAGTTGATCGAGACGATCCGGACGGCGAACGCGAAGGCGTACCTGGATACGAGCGGCGCCGCTTTCGCCGCCGCGCTGCAAGCGAAGCCCGACTTCGTCAAGCCGAACGAACAAGAATTGGCCGCCTGGCTCGGCCGGGAGCTGCGCTCCGAAGACGAGGTCGCGCAAGCGGCTTCGAGCTTGGCGTACCTCGGCATCGGAGCCGTCTGCGTCACGCTGGGCGGACGAGGGGCGATCGCCTTCCTCGACGGGAAGGGCTACCGGGTGAAAGCGCCGAAGCTCGAAGCGGTGAACACGGTCGGTTGCGGCGACTCGTTCGTCGCCGGGATGGCGTACGCGGCGGAGCGGGGCGCCTCGCCCGAGGAGCGGCTGCGCTCGGCCGCCGCGGCCGCCGCGGCGAACGCGATGTCGGATCGGGCCGGGCATCTCGAACTACGAAGATATAAGGAGTATCTGAACGAGGTCGAAGTGACCGCGTTCCGTTGA
- a CDS encoding DeoR/GlpR family DNA-binding transcription regulator, with translation MEHSKGESRRLKLLERIKQNGKVSIQEIVDEMGCSEATARRDLDLLEKAGKIIRTIGGAVSEGASSALSGELPFANKRSFLRQEKERIADTAAGLVEEGDVICLTGGTTTFFIAKALKELKERRNLTVVTNAVNIAAELADAEDIQVVVIGGVMRSKSYELTGPLAESVIEKLNVAKMFLGVDGVSLTHGFTMHSELEARIAQRLIERSAQVYAVLDHSKLQRTALFTITALDRVTGIVTDRKPEKWFEDACENHRIQIHY, from the coding sequence ATGGAGCATTCGAAGGGCGAAAGCCGCCGATTAAAGCTGCTGGAACGAATCAAACAGAACGGCAAAGTGTCCATCCAAGAAATCGTCGACGAGATGGGATGCTCGGAGGCGACGGCGAGGCGCGACCTGGACTTGCTCGAGAAGGCGGGGAAAATTATCCGCACGATCGGGGGAGCCGTCAGCGAAGGCGCTTCGTCGGCGCTCTCCGGGGAGCTTCCTTTCGCGAACAAGCGCTCCTTCCTCCGTCAGGAGAAGGAGCGCATCGCGGACACCGCGGCCGGCTTGGTCGAGGAAGGGGACGTCATCTGTCTGACGGGCGGGACGACCACCTTCTTCATCGCCAAGGCGCTGAAGGAACTGAAGGAACGCCGGAACCTGACCGTCGTCACCAACGCGGTCAACATCGCCGCCGAGCTGGCGGATGCGGAGGATATCCAGGTCGTCGTCATCGGCGGCGTCATGCGGTCGAAGAGCTACGAGCTGACCGGGCCGTTGGCCGAGAGCGTCATCGAGAAGCTGAACGTCGCGAAGATGTTCCTCGGGGTCGACGGCGTCTCGCTTACGCACGGGTTCACGATGCACTCGGAGTTGGAGGCGCGCATTGCGCAGCGGTTGATCGAACGGTCGGCGCAAGTATACGCGGTGCTGGATCACAGCAAGCTGCAGCGGACGGCGCTGTTCACGATCACCGCGCTGGATCGGGTGACGGGCATCGTCACCGACCGCAAGCCGGAGAAGTGGTTCGAAGACGCATGCGAGAATCATCGAATCCAAATTCATTATTGA
- a CDS encoding Gfo/Idh/MocA family protein, whose translation MKPLKTAVIGLGRIGWSYHCPQLAKHEGYALTAVMDRSPERLAEAEQTFGVRGYQDFDRLLESEKPDLAVIASPTIFHKEQAIRAMERGVDVLLEKPMAGSLEEVDEILEAMRKHGRRLMVFQPHRTYAEFLAAKRIVDGGKLGRIFMMKRASSGYVRRNDWQSMKKYGGGMLNNYGAHFIDQLLCLAGSEAKRVACGMKNIATLGDADDVVKLVIETENDMTLDLDINMAAAVPLPPWTILGQYGGANLEYTEQGARFVVRYVKPEELPDLSVHPELAAPGRTYDNGDRLVWHEESVRVDEFQPLNFYDQCWDYFARGGPSFVAVEQTREVMRIIEACREQNASVESPLPV comes from the coding sequence ATGAAACCATTGAAGACGGCGGTGATCGGGCTCGGCCGAATCGGCTGGTCGTATCATTGCCCGCAGCTTGCGAAGCACGAAGGGTACGCGTTGACCGCGGTCATGGACCGTTCTCCGGAACGGCTCGCCGAAGCGGAGCAGACGTTCGGCGTTCGCGGGTATCAAGATTTCGATCGATTGCTGGAATCGGAGAAGCCGGACCTGGCGGTCATCGCCTCGCCGACGATCTTCCATAAGGAGCAGGCGATTCGCGCCATGGAACGCGGCGTCGACGTGCTGTTGGAGAAGCCGATGGCGGGAAGCCTCGAGGAAGTGGACGAGATCCTCGAGGCGATGCGGAAGCACGGCAGAAGATTGATGGTGTTCCAGCCGCATCGGACGTATGCCGAATTTCTCGCGGCGAAGCGCATCGTCGACGGCGGCAAGCTGGGGCGGATCTTTATGATGAAGAGAGCCTCTTCCGGCTACGTCCGCAGGAACGACTGGCAATCGATGAAGAAATACGGCGGAGGTATGCTGAACAACTACGGAGCCCACTTCATCGACCAATTGCTCTGTCTGGCCGGCTCCGAGGCGAAGCGTGTCGCTTGCGGCATGAAGAACATCGCGACGCTCGGCGACGCGGACGACGTCGTCAAGCTCGTCATCGAGACGGAGAACGACATGACGCTCGATCTGGACATCAACATGGCGGCGGCCGTACCGCTCCCGCCGTGGACGATTCTCGGGCAGTACGGCGGCGCGAATTTGGAATATACGGAGCAGGGCGCGCGGTTCGTCGTCCGGTACGTCAAGCCGGAGGAGCTGCCGGACCTGAGCGTTCATCCGGAGTTAGCCGCTCCCGGGCGCACGTACGATAACGGGGATCGCCTCGTCTGGCATGAGGAGAGCGTTCGCGTCGACGAATTCCAACCGCTTAACTTCTACGATCAGTGCTGGGATTACTTCGCGCGCGGGGGGCCGTCCTTCGTGGCGGTCGAGCAAACCCGGGAAGTGATGAGAATCATCGAAGCATGCAGAGAACAGAACGCATCGGTCGAATCGCCGTTACCGGTATGA
- a CDS encoding sensor histidine kinase has translation MKNLYKTFFQKKLYVKIIGLFSVMTVLSVITLFYMLSAVMSESITRVELDSQEEAMELVDDVIRSKTEQAQSLMLAIYRNDPLYSDFSAFLTSSYEDYIQKRLNRAHQYPGFDFPNATRYFKDFIDDNRDVRHAIIYSGETQALYALGPSGNLKHVEVNASRSYIPEFMSSDVPLVSVPNVWVRKAIGEFDPNLFAVSVPITQVRTFRPIGKLVLLYDTEAIRRAAGEKTEAKGSIGVVAADGKLLYRSPDTPKDVTFALQPDADVEANYYITTVANPAGGYTVVSAVSKALIAEQSRGVRVGLAIVGLACIGIAIAVSSWFIVRLSKRTNRIIGFMRRAETGDMAVRIPDEKEDELGQISRSFNQMLDELSKYIDRVYKAEIKQKNAEMAALQARVNPHFLYNTLEVIRMRAVSQGAKDVGEMIYSMSSLFRNFVKPKPRHTLRDELGNCRLYLELFRIRYKDKFRYEIDCEPELREMEIISTSLLPIVENYIVHGLRTEASDNVVTIRAVREGDDIRFVCADNGAGIEPDRLERIRATLNNPDAESESFGLRSVLERLVLFYGNRARLEIDSAPGVGTTVAAWIPIQGEHSNHV, from the coding sequence ATGAAGAATTTGTATAAAACTTTTTTTCAGAAAAAACTGTATGTCAAAATTATCGGGCTGTTCTCCGTCATGACCGTTCTGAGCGTCATCACGCTTTTCTACATGTTATCCGCGGTCATGTCCGAATCGATCACGCGGGTGGAGCTCGACAGTCAAGAAGAGGCGATGGAGCTGGTCGACGACGTCATTCGCTCGAAAACCGAGCAGGCGCAGTCGTTGATGCTGGCGATCTATCGCAACGACCCGTTGTATTCCGACTTTTCCGCTTTCCTTACAAGCTCGTATGAAGACTACATTCAAAAGCGGCTCAACCGCGCCCATCAATACCCGGGATTCGACTTCCCCAACGCGACGAGGTATTTCAAAGATTTCATCGACGACAACCGGGATGTGCGGCATGCGATTATATACAGCGGAGAGACGCAGGCTTTATATGCGCTCGGGCCTAGCGGGAACCTGAAGCACGTGGAAGTCAACGCGTCGCGATCCTATATTCCCGAATTCATGTCGTCCGACGTGCCGCTCGTCTCCGTTCCGAACGTCTGGGTTCGCAAGGCGATCGGGGAATTCGACCCGAACTTATTCGCGGTCAGCGTCCCGATTACGCAAGTGCGGACGTTCCGTCCGATCGGCAAGCTGGTCCTGCTGTACGATACGGAAGCGATCCGGAGAGCGGCGGGGGAGAAGACGGAGGCGAAGGGGAGCATCGGCGTCGTCGCGGCGGACGGGAAGCTGCTGTATCGATCGCCGGATACGCCGAAAGACGTGACGTTCGCCCTGCAGCCGGACGCCGATGTCGAAGCGAATTATTATATTACGACGGTAGCGAACCCCGCGGGCGGATATACGGTCGTAAGCGCCGTCTCGAAGGCGCTGATCGCGGAGCAGTCCCGAGGCGTCCGAGTCGGATTAGCGATCGTGGGCTTGGCCTGCATCGGAATCGCGATCGCGGTGTCCTCCTGGTTCATCGTGAGGCTCTCCAAGCGGACCAACCGCATCATCGGCTTTATGCGGCGGGCGGAAACCGGCGACATGGCGGTCCGAATTCCGGACGAGAAGGAAGACGAGCTGGGTCAAATTTCAAGGTCGTTCAATCAGATGCTGGACGAGCTGTCCAAATATATCGACCGGGTATATAAAGCGGAGATCAAGCAGAAGAACGCGGAGATGGCGGCGCTGCAGGCGAGGGTCAATCCGCATTTTCTCTATAATACCTTGGAAGTGATTCGCATGAGAGCCGTCTCCCAGGGCGCGAAAGACGTCGGGGAGATGATTTACAGCATGTCGTCCTTGTTCCGAAATTTCGTGAAGCCGAAGCCGAGGCATACGCTGCGGGACGAGTTGGGCAATTGCCGGCTGTATCTGGAATTGTTCCGGATTCGTTACAAGGACAAGTTCCGGTACGAGATCGACTGCGAGCCGGAGCTGAGGGAGATGGAGATCATCAGCACGTCGCTTCTTCCCATCGTAGAAAATTATATCGTACACGGATTGCGGACCGAAGCGTCGGATAACGTCGTTACGATTCGGGCCGTCCGGGAAGGAGACGACATCCGGTTCGTCTGCGCCGACAACGGCGCGGGGATCGAACCGGATCGGCTGGAGCGGATTCGCGCGACGCTGAACAACCCGGACGCGGAGTCGGAGTCGTTCGGATTGCGCAGCGTGTTGGAGCGGCTGGTGTTGTTCTACGGCAACCGCGCGCGGCTCGAGATCGACAGCGCGCCGGGGGTCGGCACGACGGTCGCCGCTTGGATTCCGATACAAGGAGAACATTCGAATCATGTATAA
- a CDS encoding response regulator transcription factor, translating to MYKVFLVDDEPFIIEGLYDILDWSELGLEIVGSAGNGKEASAALRTAPADILITDISMPFMNGLELIRDIRGDRPDIRVIVLSGYNEFEYLKEGLVLGIENYLLKPINVEELQATLRNTVEKLDREQEPPKLQGSDIGILKENIMYRWVTGGISEAELAERAELLHIDIGRACFFVALLRTDGDPEALYRTAAELLPPAVPFHDLNGDVVVLFLTDDATEGKREAIERLQRLQRRMEPFGGCRIAIGSVERDVGDVRSSYANAQKAQEYFLLYDRREMLDYASLPIGGEPALRGLPTEMNYEKLIFAKDEEKLMQRIEADFESLQQLEGMTPGYLQSLAVEMIIQLQMPFRAGQHGGPPLWYSEGIKKAAAAASKEQLIGIVKEAARRMMESLRKDGRSPIVQQVLKHIHESYAESLSLKSMGQRYHVHPVYLGQLFLRETEVTFSEYVNRYRIEQSKRLLKETNEKVQEVAQSVGYWEIGYFYKQFKKYVGLSPTEYRELS from the coding sequence ATGTATAAAGTGTTTCTCGTAGACGACGAACCTTTCATCATCGAAGGGTTGTACGACATACTGGATTGGTCGGAGCTCGGGCTGGAAATCGTCGGCAGCGCCGGGAACGGGAAGGAAGCGTCGGCGGCGCTGCGGACGGCGCCGGCGGACATTCTGATTACGGATATTTCCATGCCCTTCATGAACGGCCTGGAATTGATTCGCGATATTCGCGGCGATCGACCCGACATCCGGGTCATCGTGTTAAGCGGCTATAACGAATTCGAATACCTGAAAGAAGGGCTTGTACTTGGCATTGAAAATTATTTACTGAAGCCGATTAACGTGGAAGAGCTCCAGGCGACGCTGCGGAATACGGTCGAGAAGCTGGATCGGGAGCAGGAGCCGCCTAAGCTGCAGGGAAGCGACATCGGCATTCTGAAGGAAAACATTATGTACCGTTGGGTGACGGGCGGCATCTCGGAGGCGGAATTGGCCGAACGCGCGGAGCTGCTGCATATCGATATCGGCCGCGCCTGCTTCTTCGTCGCCCTTCTTCGAACGGACGGCGATCCGGAAGCGCTCTACCGGACGGCGGCGGAGCTCTTGCCGCCGGCGGTCCCGTTCCACGATCTGAACGGAGACGTCGTCGTCCTGTTCCTGACGGACGACGCGACGGAAGGGAAACGGGAGGCGATCGAACGACTGCAGCGGCTGCAGCGCCGAATGGAACCGTTCGGGGGATGCCGGATCGCGATCGGAAGCGTAGAGCGCGACGTCGGAGACGTGCGCAGCAGCTACGCGAACGCCCAGAAGGCCCAAGAATACTTCTTGCTCTACGATCGCCGCGAGATGCTCGATTACGCCTCGCTCCCGATCGGCGGCGAGCCGGCGCTGAGGGGCCTGCCCACGGAGATGAACTACGAGAAGTTGATTTTCGCCAAGGACGAAGAGAAGCTGATGCAGCGGATCGAAGCGGATTTCGAAAGCTTACAGCAGCTCGAAGGGATGACCCCGGGGTATCTTCAAAGCCTAGCGGTAGAGATGATCATTCAATTGCAGATGCCTTTCCGCGCCGGGCAGCACGGCGGACCTCCCCTGTGGTACAGCGAAGGGATCAAGAAAGCGGCCGCCGCGGCGTCCAAGGAACAGTTGATCGGCATCGTGAAAGAGGCGGCGCGACGAATGATGGAGTCGCTGCGCAAGGACGGCCGGAGTCCGATCGTACAGCAAGTGCTGAAGCATATTCACGAGTCCTATGCGGAATCCTTATCGCTCAAGTCGATGGGGCAGCGCTACCATGTCCATCCCGTATATTTAGGCCAGTTGTTTCTGCGGGAAACCGAAGTGACGTTCTCCGAATACGTGAACCGGTATCGGATCGAACAGTCGAAGCGGCTGCTGAAGGAGACGAACGAGAAGGTGCAGGAGGTCGCCCAGTCGGTCGGGTATTGGGAGATCGGTTACTTCTATAAACAATTCAAAAAATACGTCGGGTTATCCCCGACGGAGTACAGGGAACTGTCGTAA
- a CDS encoding ABC transporter substrate-binding protein, translating to MAMKKKRVGTTVASLLVTALALTACGGGGSASQGTAEQPVELLWYTIGTPQKDTDRVMEEVSKYTKEKIGATVKMTQIDWGDYTQKLQVMAAAGEPMDIVFTSSWAFDYVQNARKGAFLPIDDLLKEHGQGIVETLDPAFLEGSKVDGKNYGIPANKELPAQEVWRFNKQYLDKYNLDYTGVYTLESLEPLLKTIKENEPSVTPLSLDKNYKPYVPYDYVIEGLPMAVALDTTDYKIVNLLETPEMKQALETMHKYYKAGYIPAEAATMTSATDIQTAGTWLVDRATTQPFADNLWSESLGYPIVSTPASESTIYNWSVMGSMQAISANSEYPEKAMEFLNLLNTDPYLRNLVDSGIEGVHYEKVSDNVMKNLDESKNYDMPTFSLGNVMLTYLNPTDPENKWEEFQKFNDAGKPAPLLGFNFDTSNVSTEIATVQNVKEEFWSALMTGTVDPNEFTPKAIEKFKAAGLDKIIEEAQRQLDEWRAANQ from the coding sequence ATGGCAATGAAGAAGAAGCGTGTAGGAACGACGGTCGCCTCGCTGCTCGTTACGGCGCTTGCGTTAACCGCTTGCGGCGGCGGCGGAAGCGCATCCCAAGGAACGGCGGAACAACCGGTAGAATTGCTCTGGTACACGATCGGCACTCCGCAGAAGGATACGGATCGCGTCATGGAGGAAGTCAGCAAGTATACGAAAGAAAAGATCGGCGCCACGGTCAAGATGACGCAAATCGACTGGGGCGACTATACGCAAAAGCTGCAGGTCATGGCGGCGGCGGGCGAGCCGATGGATATCGTATTCACTTCCTCTTGGGCGTTCGATTATGTGCAAAACGCGCGGAAGGGCGCCTTCCTGCCGATCGACGACCTGCTGAAGGAACACGGTCAAGGGATCGTCGAGACGTTGGACCCTGCGTTCCTGGAAGGTTCGAAGGTGGACGGCAAAAATTACGGGATCCCGGCGAACAAAGAGCTCCCGGCGCAAGAAGTATGGCGCTTCAACAAACAATATTTGGACAAATATAACCTCGACTACACAGGCGTCTATACTCTCGAAAGCTTAGAGCCGCTGCTGAAGACGATCAAAGAAAACGAACCGTCGGTAACGCCGCTCTCCCTCGATAAGAACTACAAGCCGTATGTCCCTTACGACTACGTGATCGAAGGGCTGCCGATGGCGGTGGCGCTGGACACGACGGATTACAAAATCGTAAACCTGTTGGAGACGCCGGAGATGAAGCAGGCGCTCGAGACGATGCACAAGTACTACAAGGCTGGGTACATTCCGGCGGAAGCCGCGACGATGACGTCCGCGACCGATATTCAGACGGCCGGCACGTGGCTCGTCGATCGCGCGACCACGCAGCCGTTCGCCGACAATCTGTGGTCGGAAAGCTTGGGATACCCGATCGTATCTACGCCGGCCAGCGAATCGACAATTTATAACTGGTCCGTCATGGGCTCCATGCAGGCGATCTCGGCGAATTCCGAATATCCGGAGAAGGCGATGGAGTTCCTGAATCTGCTGAATACCGACCCGTATCTTCGCAACCTGGTGGATTCCGGCATCGAGGGCGTTCACTACGAGAAGGTCAGCGACAACGTCATGAAAAACTTGGACGAGTCCAAAAACTACGATATGCCGACGTTCTCGTTGGGCAACGTCATGCTTACGTACTTGAACCCGACCGATCCGGAAAACAAGTGGGAAGAGTTCCAAAAGTTTAACGATGCCGGCAAACCGGCTCCGCTGCTCGGCTTCAACTTCGATACGTCGAACGTCAGCACGGAAATCGCGACCGTCCAGAACGTGAAAGAAGAGTTCTGGTCCGCCCTGATGACGGGGACAGTCGACCCGAACGAATTTACGCCGAAGGCGATCGAGAAATTCAAGGCCGCGGGCCTCGACAAGATCATCGAGGAAGCGCAGCGCCAATTGGACGAATGGCGCGCCGCGAATCAATAA